The following are encoded in a window of Paraburkholderia sp. HP33-1 genomic DNA:
- the parC gene encoding DNA topoisomerase IV subunit A produces the protein MDDDNTLDLFNEPPSDSDVLTLGNYAERAYLEYAVSVVKGRALPDVCDGQKPVQRRILFAMNEMGLGDNAKPVKSARVVGDVLGKYHPHGDQSAYDALVRLAQDFSMRYPLIDGQGNFGSRDGDGAAAMRYTEARLTPIAKLLLGEIDQGTVDFMPNYDGSFEEPKVLPARLPFVLLNGASGIAVGLATEIPSHNLREVASAAVALIRHPKLSHAELMQLVPGPDFPGGGQIISSEAEIAAAYETGRGSLKVRARWKIEDLARGQWQLVITELPPNTAAQKVLEEIEEQTNPKIKLGKKALTPEQLQTKQTLLALVDAVRDESGKDAPVRLVFEPKSSRIDQTEFVNTLLAHTSLESNAPLNMVMVGGDGRPRQKGLSEILHEWIAFRFATVTRRTRHRLSKVDDRIHILEGRMIVFLNIDEVIRIIRESDEPKTALMAAFGLTDRQAEDILEIRLRQLARLEKIKIEKELAELREEKARLEELLGSESAMKRLLIKEIEADAKQFGDERRTLIQQEKRATFEARVVDEPVTVVVSQKGWVRALKGHGLDTAGFTFKAGDGLYAAFQCRTPDTLIAWGSNGRVYSVSVAQLPGGRGDGVPVTSLIELESGSHLMHYYAASAEQALLLASSNGFGFIAKVGDMVSRVKAGKSFMTIDAGAAPLAPMPMLPDAAQVACLSSGGRLLVFGLDEMKTLSGGGRGVTLMGLDGNETLVQALAINKAGVMLIGTRRGGRVDEEKLAGGELAAHVGKRARKGRAPDSKMKLDGMRPVLPA, from the coding sequence ATGGACGACGATAACACTCTCGACCTTTTCAACGAACCGCCGTCGGATAGCGACGTGCTGACGCTCGGCAACTACGCGGAGCGCGCGTACCTCGAGTATGCGGTCAGCGTGGTCAAGGGGCGCGCGCTGCCGGACGTTTGCGACGGCCAGAAGCCGGTGCAGCGCCGCATCCTGTTCGCGATGAACGAGATGGGCCTCGGCGACAACGCGAAGCCGGTCAAGTCGGCGCGCGTGGTCGGCGACGTGCTCGGTAAGTATCACCCGCACGGCGACCAGTCCGCGTACGACGCGCTCGTGCGTCTCGCGCAGGACTTCTCGATGCGCTATCCGCTGATCGACGGCCAGGGCAACTTCGGCTCGCGCGATGGCGATGGCGCGGCGGCGATGCGTTACACCGAAGCGCGTCTGACGCCGATCGCGAAGCTGCTGCTCGGCGAAATCGACCAGGGCACGGTCGACTTCATGCCGAACTACGACGGCTCGTTCGAAGAGCCGAAGGTGCTGCCGGCGCGTCTGCCGTTCGTGCTGTTGAACGGCGCATCCGGCATCGCGGTGGGTCTCGCCACGGAAATCCCGTCGCACAACCTGCGCGAAGTCGCGAGCGCGGCAGTCGCGCTGATCCGCCATCCGAAGCTTTCGCACGCGGAACTGATGCAGCTTGTGCCGGGGCCGGACTTCCCGGGCGGTGGCCAGATCATTTCGAGCGAGGCGGAGATCGCCGCCGCGTACGAGACCGGCCGCGGCAGCCTGAAGGTGCGTGCGCGCTGGAAGATCGAAGACCTCGCGCGCGGCCAGTGGCAACTCGTGATCACCGAACTGCCGCCGAACACGGCCGCACAGAAGGTGCTCGAGGAAATCGAAGAACAGACCAACCCGAAGATCAAGCTCGGCAAGAAGGCGCTGACGCCCGAGCAGTTGCAGACGAAGCAGACACTGCTCGCGCTCGTCGACGCGGTGCGCGACGAATCGGGCAAGGATGCGCCGGTACGCCTCGTGTTCGAGCCGAAGTCGAGCCGCATCGACCAAACCGAGTTCGTCAACACGCTGCTCGCGCACACGAGCCTCGAATCGAACGCACCGCTGAACATGGTGATGGTCGGGGGCGACGGCCGGCCGCGTCAGAAGGGCTTGAGCGAAATCCTGCACGAGTGGATCGCGTTCCGTTTCGCGACGGTGACGCGGCGCACGCGGCATCGTCTGTCGAAGGTCGACGACCGGATTCATATTCTCGAAGGCCGGATGATCGTCTTCCTGAATATCGACGAAGTCATCCGCATCATCCGCGAATCGGACGAGCCGAAGACCGCGCTGATGGCCGCGTTCGGTCTCACCGACCGCCAGGCTGAAGACATCCTCGAAATCCGGCTGCGTCAGTTGGCGCGTCTCGAGAAGATCAAGATCGAGAAGGAGCTGGCCGAGCTGCGCGAAGAGAAGGCCCGGCTCGAAGAGCTGCTCGGCAGCGAATCGGCGATGAAGCGCCTGCTGATCAAGGAAATCGAAGCCGACGCGAAGCAGTTCGGCGACGAGCGCCGCACGCTGATCCAGCAGGAAAAGCGCGCGACGTTCGAAGCGCGCGTGGTCGACGAGCCGGTCACGGTCGTGGTGTCGCAGAAGGGCTGGGTGCGCGCGCTGAAGGGCCACGGGCTCGACACCGCGGGCTTCACCTTCAAGGCCGGCGACGGCCTCTACGCGGCGTTCCAGTGCCGCACACCCGACACGCTGATCGCATGGGGCAGCAACGGCCGTGTCTATTCGGTCTCGGTGGCTCAACTGCCCGGCGGGCGTGGCGATGGCGTGCCGGTCACGTCGCTGATCGAGCTCGAATCGGGTAGCCATCTGATGCACTACTACGCGGCGTCGGCGGAGCAGGCGCTGTTGCTCGCGTCGAGCAACGGCTTCGGCTTTATTGCGAAGGTCGGCGACATGGTGAGCCGCGTGAAGGCCGGCAAGTCGTTCATGACGATCGACGCGGGTGCCGCGCCGCTCGCGCCGATGCCGATGCTGCCGGACGCGGCGCAGGTCGCGTGTCTGTCGTCGGGCGGGCGTCTGCTCGTGTTCGGCCTCGACGAGATGAAGACCTTGTCGGGCGGCGGGCGCGGCGTCACGCTGATGGGGCTCGACGGCAACGAAACGCTCGTGCAGGCGCTGGCGATCAACAAGGCCGGCGTGATGCTGATCGGCACGCGCCGTGGTGGCCGTGTCGACGAGGAGAAGCTTGCCGGCGGCGAGCTTGCGGCGCATGTCGGCAAACGCGCGCGCAAGGGACGTGCGCCCGACAGCAAGATGAAGCTCGACGGCATGCGTCCGGTGCTGCCGGCTTAG
- a CDS encoding YbhB/YbcL family Raf kinase inhibitor-like protein, with translation MADFRLWSDDFPTNGFMPKAHEYNDKAFGVDGENISPSLQWEAPPADTQSFALTVHDPDAPTGSGFWHWVVVNIPAEARSLPRNAGKADGSLLPQGAMQMRNDYGTVGFGGAAPPRGDRTHRYIFRLHALKVPHLPVAAETTNAIARFMTHLNEIDSTTHTGLYELK, from the coding sequence ATGGCTGACTTCCGTCTCTGGTCCGACGACTTTCCCACCAACGGCTTCATGCCGAAAGCCCACGAATACAACGACAAGGCGTTCGGCGTCGACGGCGAAAACATCTCGCCGTCGCTGCAGTGGGAAGCGCCGCCCGCGGACACGCAAAGCTTCGCGCTCACCGTTCACGATCCCGACGCACCGACCGGCAGCGGTTTCTGGCACTGGGTCGTCGTGAACATTCCGGCCGAGGCGCGCTCACTGCCGCGCAACGCCGGCAAGGCCGACGGCTCGCTGCTGCCGCAAGGCGCGATGCAGATGCGCAACGATTACGGGACGGTCGGCTTCGGCGGCGCGGCACCGCCTCGCGGCGACCGCACGCATCGCTACATCTTCCGGCTGCACGCACTAAAGGTGCCGCATCTGCCGGTCGCCGCGGAGACCACCAACGCGATCGCGCGCTTCATGACGCACCTGAACGAAATCGACTCGACGACCCACACGGGCCTTTACGAACTCAAGTAA
- a CDS encoding DUF4399 domain-containing protein — translation MFKNRWLIGIAAAGLLAASGVAQAAGVSFVQPADGATVTNPVHVVFGLDGMKVAPAGTMTEGTGHHHLLIDGKPVPKGEVIPATDKSLHFGKGQTETDLTLPPGDHTLTLQFGDGAHRSYGPEMSKTITVHVK, via the coding sequence ATGTTTAAAAACAGATGGTTGATTGGCATCGCGGCGGCTGGGCTGCTCGCCGCGTCGGGCGTGGCGCAGGCGGCGGGCGTGAGCTTCGTGCAACCGGCGGACGGTGCGACCGTCACCAATCCGGTGCACGTCGTGTTCGGCCTCGACGGCATGAAGGTCGCGCCCGCCGGCACGATGACGGAGGGCACCGGGCATCACCATCTGCTGATCGACGGCAAGCCTGTACCGAAGGGCGAGGTCATTCCCGCGACCGACAAATCTCTGCACTTCGGCAAAGGCCAGACCGAAACCGATCTGACGCTGCCACCGGGCGACCATACGCTCACCCTGCAATTCGGCGACGGCGCGCATCGCTCGTATGGACCGGAGATGAGCAAGACGATCACGGTGCACGTCAAGTAA
- a CDS encoding very short patch repair endonuclease, translated as MVDIVDSATRSRMMSGIRGRNTKPEILIRSLLHRQGLRFRLDARDLPGRPDIVLPRYRAVVLVHGCFWHGHDCHLFKWPQTRPDFWRDKIGRNRSNDAKVRAALLASGWRVAVVWECALRGANRDIAGVIERLVAWIRSDAPQFEERG; from the coding sequence ATGGTCGATATCGTCGATAGCGCGACGCGAAGCCGGATGATGTCCGGTATTCGCGGCCGCAACACCAAACCCGAGATCCTGATCCGCAGCCTGCTGCATCGCCAGGGCCTGCGCTTCAGACTCGACGCGCGCGATCTGCCTGGTCGCCCCGACATCGTGCTGCCGCGTTATCGCGCGGTGGTGCTCGTGCATGGCTGCTTCTGGCATGGCCACGACTGCCATCTGTTCAAATGGCCGCAGACCCGGCCCGACTTCTGGCGCGACAAGATCGGCCGCAATCGCAGCAACGACGCCAAGGTTCGTGCCGCGCTGCTCGCGAGCGGCTGGCGCGTCGCGGTCGTATGGGAATGCGCATTGCGCGGCGCGAATCGCGATATCGCGGGCGTGATCGAGCGGCTCGTCGCGTGGATCAGAAGCGACGCGCCGCAGTTCGAGGAGCGCGGCTGA
- a CDS encoding glutathione binding-like protein codes for MTDLSAFAITKKWPAEHPDRIQLYSLPTPNGVKISIMLEEAGLPYEPHLVRFDTNDQMTPAFLSLNPNNKIPAILDPHGPGGKPLPLFESGAILIYLADKSGQLIPQDPAGRYEAIQWVMFQMGGIGPMFGQVGFFHKFAGKEYEDKRPRDRYIAESKRLLGVLEQRLEGRQWVMGDLYSIADIAIFPWVRNLVGFYEAGELVGIQDFPNVRRVLAAFVERPAVVRGLNIPRRPA; via the coding sequence ATGACCGATTTATCCGCTTTCGCGATCACGAAGAAATGGCCGGCCGAGCATCCGGACCGGATTCAGCTCTATTCGCTGCCGACGCCCAATGGCGTAAAAATCTCGATCATGCTCGAGGAAGCCGGCTTGCCGTACGAGCCGCATCTGGTGCGCTTCGATACCAACGATCAGATGACGCCGGCGTTTCTGTCGCTGAACCCGAACAACAAGATTCCTGCGATCCTCGATCCGCACGGTCCCGGCGGCAAACCTCTGCCGCTGTTCGAGTCGGGCGCGATCCTGATCTACCTCGCCGACAAAAGCGGCCAGCTGATTCCGCAGGACCCCGCCGGCCGCTACGAAGCGATCCAGTGGGTGATGTTCCAGATGGGCGGGATCGGTCCGATGTTCGGGCAGGTCGGTTTCTTCCACAAATTCGCCGGCAAGGAGTACGAGGACAAGCGTCCGCGCGATCGCTACATCGCCGAATCGAAGCGGCTGCTCGGCGTGCTGGAGCAGCGGCTCGAAGGACGCCAATGGGTGATGGGCGATCTGTATTCGATCGCCGATATCGCGATCTTCCCGTGGGTGCGCAACCTGGTCGGCTTCTACGAAGCGGGTGAGCTGGTCGGCATTCAGGACTTCCCGAACGTGAGGCGCGTGCTGGCCGCGTTCGTCGAGCGTCCGGCGGTGGTGCGCGGCCTGAATATCCCCAGGCGACCGGCTTGA
- a CDS encoding DNA topoisomerase IV subunit B, producing MSTKKPNAAYSEASIKVLKGLEPVKQRPGMYTRTENPLHIIQEVIDNASDEALGGYGRQITVTLHADHSVSVDDDGRGIPFGLHPEEGVPVVEIVFTRLHAGGKFDKAAGGAYTFSGGLHGVGVSVTNALSTRLDVTVWRDGKVAELSFAHGNVAKPLEVRAAAKGEKKSGTRVTAWADPKYFDSPNLPLGELQRLLRSKAVLLPGVEVTLVNEKTGEQQSWKYEDGLRGYLLEGMNGSDLLIPLFEGERYAESSRSSEETFAEGEGAAWVVAWSEEGPLTRESYVNLIPTPAGGTHESGLRDGLYQAVKSFVELHNLQPKGVKLLAEDVFARVSFVLSAKVLDPQFQGQIKERLNSRDAVKLVSSFARPALELWLNQHVEHGKKLADLVIKQAQARTRAGQKVEKRKSSGVAVLPGKLTDCESTEIGRNELFLVEGDSAGGSAKMGRDKEYQAILPLRGKVLNTWETERDRLFANNEVHDISVAIGVDPHNPDDKVDLSNLRYGKICILSDADVDGSHIQVLLLTLFFKHFPQLIERGHVCVARPPLFRVDAPARGKKPAQKLYALDEGELEAILDKLRKDGVRDNQWSISRFKGLGEMSAEQLWDTTMNPDTRRLQPVALGELDYDATVARMTMLMGKGEAASRRSWLEEKGNEVEADI from the coding sequence ATGTCTACGAAAAAGCCAAACGCCGCGTATAGCGAAGCGTCGATCAAGGTGTTGAAGGGTCTGGAGCCGGTCAAGCAACGACCCGGCATGTACACCCGCACCGAGAATCCGCTGCACATCATTCAGGAAGTCATCGACAACGCGTCGGACGAAGCCCTCGGTGGCTACGGCCGGCAAATTACGGTCACGCTGCACGCCGACCATTCGGTCTCGGTTGACGACGACGGCCGCGGCATTCCGTTCGGCCTGCACCCAGAAGAGGGCGTGCCGGTCGTCGAAATCGTTTTCACGCGCCTGCATGCGGGCGGCAAGTTCGACAAGGCCGCCGGCGGCGCCTATACGTTCTCCGGCGGCCTGCACGGTGTCGGCGTCTCGGTGACGAACGCACTGTCCACGCGACTCGACGTCACCGTGTGGCGCGACGGCAAGGTGGCTGAGTTGAGCTTCGCGCACGGTAACGTCGCGAAGCCGCTCGAAGTGCGCGCCGCCGCGAAGGGCGAGAAGAAATCCGGCACGCGCGTGACCGCGTGGGCCGATCCGAAGTACTTCGATTCGCCGAACCTGCCGCTCGGCGAACTGCAGCGTCTGCTGCGCTCGAAAGCGGTGCTGCTACCGGGCGTCGAAGTCACGCTCGTCAACGAAAAAACCGGCGAGCAGCAAAGCTGGAAATACGAAGACGGCTTGCGCGGCTATCTGCTCGAAGGCATGAACGGCAGCGATCTGCTGATCCCGCTGTTCGAAGGCGAGCGTTACGCGGAAAGCTCGCGTTCGAGTGAAGAGACGTTCGCCGAGGGCGAGGGCGCGGCATGGGTCGTTGCGTGGAGCGAGGAAGGTCCGCTCACGCGCGAGTCCTACGTGAACCTTATTCCGACGCCTGCGGGCGGCACGCATGAGTCGGGTTTGCGCGACGGTCTTTACCAGGCGGTCAAGAGCTTCGTCGAGTTGCACAACCTTCAGCCGAAGGGCGTGAAGCTGCTCGCCGAAGACGTGTTCGCGCGCGTGTCGTTCGTGCTGTCGGCAAAGGTCTTGGACCCGCAGTTTCAAGGGCAGATCAAGGAGCGTCTGAATAGCCGCGACGCGGTCAAGCTCGTGTCGTCATTCGCGCGGCCGGCGCTCGAATTGTGGTTGAACCAGCACGTCGAGCACGGCAAGAAACTCGCGGACCTCGTGATCAAGCAGGCGCAGGCGCGTACGCGCGCCGGGCAGAAGGTCGAGAAGCGCAAGAGCTCGGGTGTCGCGGTGCTGCCCGGCAAGCTGACCGATTGCGAATCGACGGAAATCGGGCGCAACGAGCTGTTCCTCGTCGAGGGCGACTCGGCGGGCGGCTCCGCGAAGATGGGTCGTGACAAGGAGTACCAGGCGATTCTGCCGCTGCGCGGCAAGGTGCTGAACACGTGGGAAACCGAGCGCGATCGCCTGTTCGCGAACAACGAGGTGCACGACATTTCGGTGGCGATCGGCGTCGATCCGCACAATCCCGACGACAAGGTCGATCTGTCGAATCTGCGCTACGGCAAGATCTGCATTCTGTCGGATGCGGACGTCGACGGCTCGCACATCCAGGTGCTGCTGCTCACGCTGTTCTTCAAGCATTTCCCGCAGCTGATCGAGCGCGGCCACGTGTGCGTCGCGCGTCCGCCGCTGTTTCGCGTCGATGCGCCCGCACGCGGCAAGAAGCCCGCGCAGAAGCTCTACGCGCTCGACGAAGGCGAGCTCGAGGCGATTCTCGACAAGCTGCGCAAGGACGGTGTGCGCGACAACCAGTGGTCGATCAGCCGCTTCAAGGGCCTCGGCGAAATGAGCGCCGAGCAGCTGTGGGACACCACGATGAACCCCGACACGCGCCGCCTGCAACCGGTCGCGCTCGGCGAACTCGACTACGACGCGACCGTCGCGCGCATGACCATGCTGATGGGCAAGGGCGAAGCGGCGTCGCGCCGCAGCTGGCTCGAAGAAAAGGGCAACGAAGTGGAAGCGGACATCTGA
- the dcm gene encoding DNA (cytosine-5-)-methyltransferase: MTLVAPFDLLKQARARFTQREIAAHVGKDIKTVRRWEKGETPCPAMLEPALRDLLRQGAYAAQHAGDAARFRFIDLFAGIGGIRMGFEAHGGECVFTSEWNEFSTRTYRENYGESAGSGSAHALIGDIVAFPAEDVPSHDVLLGGFPCQPFSIAGVSKKNALGRPHGFECTTQGTLFFDVARIIAAKRPAAFLLENVKNLLSHDKGRTFDVILQTLRDELGYEVHYRVIDGQHFTPQHRERIIIVGFRGKTTFTWDDLRLPEHGPRLGAILHRTDGSEPVLPWDHDRFFDHTARRVQPKYTLTPKLWAYLQNYAAKHRAAGNGFGFGMAYPDSVTRTLSARYHKDGSEILVHQGEALRPRRLTPRECARLMGFPDTFRIPVSDTQAYRQFGNSVVMPVMREVARIMLPHVQTLLAHPTRDASKRSLPLYA; this comes from the coding sequence GTGACCCTCGTCGCCCCGTTCGACCTGCTCAAGCAGGCGCGCGCCCGTTTCACCCAACGCGAAATCGCCGCGCATGTCGGCAAGGACATCAAGACGGTGCGTCGCTGGGAAAAAGGTGAAACGCCTTGTCCCGCTATGCTGGAGCCCGCATTGCGCGATCTGCTGCGGCAAGGCGCGTACGCGGCGCAACACGCGGGCGACGCGGCACGGTTTCGCTTCATCGATCTGTTCGCGGGTATCGGCGGCATTCGCATGGGCTTCGAGGCGCACGGCGGCGAATGCGTGTTCACCAGCGAGTGGAACGAGTTCTCGACGCGGACGTATCGTGAAAACTACGGTGAAAGCGCCGGAAGCGGCAGCGCGCATGCGCTGATCGGCGATATCGTCGCGTTTCCCGCCGAGGATGTGCCGAGCCACGACGTGCTGCTCGGCGGCTTTCCGTGCCAGCCGTTTTCGATCGCCGGCGTGAGCAAGAAGAACGCGCTCGGCCGGCCGCACGGCTTCGAATGCACGACCCAGGGCACGCTCTTTTTCGACGTCGCGCGCATCATCGCCGCGAAGCGCCCCGCCGCATTCCTGCTCGAAAACGTGAAGAACCTGCTGTCTCACGACAAGGGCCGCACCTTCGACGTGATCCTGCAAACGCTGCGCGACGAACTCGGCTACGAGGTGCACTACCGCGTGATCGACGGTCAGCATTTCACGCCGCAGCATCGCGAACGCATCATCATCGTCGGCTTTCGCGGCAAGACCACGTTCACATGGGACGACCTGCGTCTGCCCGAACACGGTCCGCGGCTCGGCGCGATCCTGCATCGCACGGACGGCAGCGAACCCGTGCTGCCGTGGGACCACGACCGCTTTTTCGACCACACCGCGCGCCGCGTGCAGCCGAAGTACACGCTCACACCGAAGCTGTGGGCGTATCTGCAGAACTACGCGGCGAAGCATCGCGCGGCCGGCAACGGCTTCGGTTTCGGCATGGCGTATCCGGATAGCGTCACGCGCACGCTGTCGGCGCGCTATCACAAGGACGGCTCCGAAATTCTCGTCCATCAGGGCGAGGCGCTGCGACCGCGCCGTCTGACGCCGCGCGAATGCGCGCGCCTGATGGGCTTCCCGGACACCTTCCGGATTCCGGTCAGCGATACGCAGGCCTATCGGCAGTTCGGCAACAGCGTCGTGATGCCGGTGATGCGCGAAGTGGCGCGTATCATGCTCCCGCATGTGCAAACCTTGCTCGCCCACCCGACACGCGATGCTTCGAAACGCTCCCTCCCGCTCTACGCATGA
- a CDS encoding rubredoxin produces MSAVIEVTEYKSWVCLICGWIYNEEDGLPEEGIAPGTRFADIPEDWRCPLCDVGKAEFAVVEF; encoded by the coding sequence GTGAGCGCAGTAATCGAAGTGACCGAATACAAGAGCTGGGTCTGCCTGATTTGCGGCTGGATCTACAACGAGGAAGACGGCCTGCCCGAAGAAGGCATCGCGCCGGGAACGCGCTTCGCGGACATCCCGGAAGACTGGCGCTGCCCGCTGTGCGACGTGGGCAAGGCGGAGTTTGCGGTGGTGGAGTTTTAA
- a CDS encoding CopD family protein, translating to MNKAIEVALFLHLLGVAVWVGGMVFAHFCLRPALGDLSPQLRLPLWESVFGRFFNWVGVSVLVILITGGFLLTQFGGAHALWPLHAMAGLGIVMMLIFGHIRFAVYPRIRRAVQAQKWPDGAQAVGTVRRLVLINLVLGVVTIGVAVLARGF from the coding sequence ATGAACAAGGCTATCGAAGTCGCGCTTTTTCTGCATCTGCTTGGGGTGGCGGTGTGGGTCGGCGGTATGGTGTTCGCGCATTTCTGCCTGCGCCCGGCGCTTGGCGATCTGTCGCCGCAACTGCGCCTGCCGCTGTGGGAGTCGGTGTTCGGCCGCTTCTTCAACTGGGTCGGCGTGTCGGTGCTCGTGATCCTGATCACTGGCGGCTTCCTGCTGACGCAATTCGGCGGCGCTCACGCGCTTTGGCCGCTGCATGCGATGGCCGGTCTCGGCATCGTGATGATGCTGATCTTCGGGCATATCCGCTTCGCGGTGTATCCGCGCATTCGCCGCGCGGTGCAGGCACAGAAGTGGCCCGACGGCGCGCAGGCGGTCGGTACGGTCCGCCGTCTCGTGCTGATCAATCTCGTGCTGGGCGTCGTGACGATCGGCGTCGCGGTGCTCGCACGCGGGTTCTGA
- a CDS encoding ATP-binding cassette domain-containing protein, translating into MSLYTITGAQLAFGHVALLDHADFSLEAGERVGLIGRNGAGKSSLLKIVADLAKPDDGLVTRQQHLSTVYVPQEPEFDADDTVFDAVAAGLTEARALLDEYDAVAHQLADTPEGAEHDALLARMNTLQSSLDAADAWNWSTRVATTLQQIGLNGEARVGSLSGGMQKRAALARALVVQPDVLLLDEPTNHLDFDGIRWLEDLLVSLRAGLLFITHDRAFLDRVATRIVELDRGRLLSYPGNFSAYQTRKAQQLEVERIENEKFDKLLAQEEVWIRKGVEARRTRSVGRIARLVQMRNERAERRNVQGNVKLDVGQGEKSGKIVAELTDVTKRYGERAVVDRFTATVMRGDKIGFIGPNGAGKTTLLKLILGELAPDNGNVRVGTNLQVAYFDQMRAALDLEKSLADTISPGSEWVEINGQKKHVMSYLGDFLFAPERARSPVKSLSGGERNRLLLARLFARPANVLVLDEPTNDLDIPTLELLEELLIDYDGTVLLVSHDRAFLDNVVTSVFASEGGGKWREYVGGFTDWQTQRDRSEQLALEAQKEASKEAPKEAAPKESAGGRNAQRTVKLSFKEQRELEALPKMIADLEAEQKSIGAQLEDGSVFAKDAREGARLTERYAEIDEELMLALERWDELENRVK; encoded by the coding sequence ATGTCGCTTTACACCATTACCGGAGCCCAGCTGGCGTTCGGCCACGTCGCGCTGCTCGACCACGCGGATTTCTCGCTCGAAGCGGGCGAGCGCGTCGGGCTCATCGGGCGCAACGGCGCTGGCAAGTCGTCGCTGTTGAAGATCGTCGCCGATCTCGCCAAACCCGACGACGGCCTCGTCACGCGTCAGCAGCATCTGAGCACGGTCTACGTGCCGCAGGAGCCTGAGTTCGACGCCGACGACACCGTGTTCGACGCGGTCGCCGCCGGTCTCACCGAGGCGCGCGCGCTGCTCGACGAATACGATGCGGTTGCGCATCAGCTCGCCGACACGCCCGAGGGCGCGGAACACGACGCGCTGCTCGCGCGCATGAACACGCTGCAATCGTCGCTGGACGCCGCGGACGCATGGAACTGGAGCACCCGCGTCGCGACCACGCTGCAGCAGATTGGCCTGAACGGCGAAGCGCGCGTCGGCTCGCTGTCGGGCGGGATGCAGAAGCGCGCCGCGCTCGCGCGCGCGCTGGTCGTGCAGCCCGATGTGCTGCTGCTCGACGAGCCAACCAACCATCTCGACTTCGACGGCATCCGCTGGCTCGAAGATCTGCTGGTCTCGCTGCGCGCGGGGCTGCTGTTCATCACGCACGATCGCGCCTTTCTCGACCGGGTCGCGACGCGCATCGTCGAACTCGATCGTGGGCGGCTGCTGTCGTATCCGGGCAATTTTTCCGCGTACCAGACGCGCAAGGCGCAGCAGCTTGAAGTCGAGCGCATCGAGAACGAGAAGTTCGACAAGCTGCTGGCGCAGGAAGAGGTGTGGATCCGCAAGGGCGTCGAGGCACGCCGCACGCGCAGCGTCGGGCGCATCGCGCGGCTCGTGCAGATGCGCAACGAGCGCGCCGAGCGTCGCAACGTACAGGGCAACGTGAAGCTCGACGTCGGTCAGGGCGAGAAGTCCGGCAAGATCGTCGCGGAACTGACGGATGTCACGAAGCGCTACGGCGAGCGCGCGGTGGTCGATCGCTTCACGGCCACGGTGATGCGCGGCGACAAGATCGGCTTCATCGGTCCGAACGGCGCGGGCAAGACCACGCTGCTGAAGCTGATCCTCGGCGAACTCGCGCCGGACAACGGCAACGTGCGCGTCGGCACGAACCTGCAGGTCGCGTATTTCGATCAGATGCGCGCGGCGCTCGATCTGGAAAAGAGTCTCGCGGACACAATCAGTCCCGGCAGCGAGTGGGTCGAAATCAACGGCCAGAAGAAGCACGTGATGAGCTATCTCGGCGACTTCCTGTTCGCGCCGGAGCGCGCGCGTTCGCCGGTCAAGTCGCTGTCCGGCGGCGAGCGCAACCGGCTTCTGCTCGCGCGTCTGTTCGCGCGGCCGGCCAACGTGCTGGTGCTCGACGAACCGACCAACGACCTCGACATCCCGACGCTCGAACTGCTCGAAGAACTGCTGATCGACTACGACGGCACGGTGCTGCTCGTCAGCCACGATCGCGCGTTTCTCGATAACGTCGTGACGTCGGTGTTCGCATCGGAAGGCGGCGGCAAGTGGCGAGAATACGTCGGCGGCTTCACGGACTGGCAGACGCAACGCGATCGCTCGGAGCAACTCGCGCTCGAAGCGCAGAAAGAGGCGAGCAAGGAAGCGCCGAAAGAAGCGGCACCGAAGGAAAGCGCCGGGGGCCGCAATGCGCAGCGCACCGTGAAGCTGTCGTTCAAGGAGCAGCGCGAACTGGAGGCGCTGCCGAAAATGATTGCCGACCTCGAAGCCGAACAGAAGTCGATCGGCGCGCAGCTCGAAGACGGCTCGGTGTTTGCGAAGGATGCGCGTGAGGGCGCGCGTCTGACCGAGCGCTATGCCGAGATCGACGAAGAGTTGATGCTCGCGCTCGAGCGTTGGGACGAGCTGGAAAACCGCGTCAAGTAA